GCAGAAGGAACTCGACCAACTGAGAGCTCAGGATTCACAGAACGGAAAGTGAATAGCTGCAAAAGGCTATATTCAGCAAGTGGCATCTGAAGTGGAACCTGATAGCGCATGGTTAGTATGCAGGATATTGAAACAGGCCTTAAGGAGCTACCTTTCCTCAGTCATCTCTCTGAGCTGATAAAAAGATTAGTAAGGTCGCTAATAGTCTTCTTCGCCTTTTTCGCCTTCTTCTTCGTCTTCAAGCCCTCCTGGATAAACTACGCAGGCTTAGCAATACCGTATCCTGTGCCGAGCCTTTTCGAGAGCTTCAGTACAGAAACCTTCTTCGCGATGAAGAAGTACATTCTGCCACAGCAGATGCTTCTGATAAACGTCAACACATTCGACACTTTCCTTTCTGTTGCCTATATAGCGATGGCTCTGGCTGCAATATGCTCACTTCCATTCTGGATATACGAAGCAAGCGCCTTCCTGGGTCCAGCCCTTAAGCCGAACGAAAAGAGGGCAGTGAAGTTGGTTCTTGTGCCAGCCACTCTGCTCTTCGTGGCAGGAGCCTTCTTCTCTTACTCCGTTGTGCTTC
This is a stretch of genomic DNA from Conexivisphaerales archaeon. It encodes these proteins:
- a CDS encoding twin-arginine translocase subunit TatC, with amino-acid sequence MQDIETGLKELPFLSHLSELIKRLVRSLIVFFAFFAFFFVFKPSWINYAGLAIPYPVPSLFESFSTETFFAMKKYILPQQMLLINVNTFDTFLSVAYIAMALAAICSLPFWIYEASAFLGPALKPNEKRAVKLVLVPATLLFVAGAFFSYSVVLPFLFRFLYYFSVSTGVEPTISVLTFVTISIAYTIALGLAFETPVIMVGLTYAGIVSYSTWLRYWRFAVLGAFIVALIISPGTTGGIMEITIGLMLSGLYFAGAIISRAVQRKKVRYEDLV